The genomic DNA CGAAAGTTTTGTGTCTGGAGAATACGACCAACATCGGTGGCGGAAGAGCCTATCCGCTGGAACAATTACAGCGAGTCACCGAATGGGGCCGATCCAACGATTTGATTTGCCATCTTGATGGTGCTCGAATCTTCAATGCCTGCACAGCTCGGAATTATTCCCCTGCTCAAGTTGCAGAGCTTTTCGATACGGTCAGTATCTGCTTTTCGAAAGGACTCGGCTGTCCGATGGGGTCAATGCTGGTGGGCAATGAAGCCGTCATTCAACGAGCCAGACGAGCCCGGAAATTATTTGGAGGAGCGTTAAGACAATCCGGTATCGTTGCCGCTGCAGCTCTCTATGCGTTGGAAAATCATCAGGATCAACTCGCAGACGATCATCGAAACGCGTATCGATTCGCCGAACAGATCAGCCAGGTTCCAGGACTGACAGTTCCTATGGACGAAGTGGAAACAAACATCGTGTTTATCAAAGTCAGCGAGGAATTAGGTACGGCTGAAGAAATCGCGAATCGTTTTGCTGCCCTGGGCCTGAAAATGTACGACATCGGACCACAAAGAATACGAGCCGTTTTTCATCGAGATATCGATGCCGAAATGACCGAACAAGCCGCTAAGATCGTTCAGCAAGCGATTGCAGCAGCAGTTTAAACATTTGTTGCAGTAAGTCATCCAGACGACAGAGCCTTAACGTGTGTTCTTCTGTCTGTTGTGTGTATTCATCCGGTAAGAGTAAACGATTCACTTCAATACTCTGTTCTGGATTTCGATAACCGATCCCAACATAGACAACTCCATCAAGTTTCTCATCTTTGTCACAGGGACCGAGATTGCCCGTTACGGAAACAGCGATCCCGGCATGTGGGGTTGTCTTGAGAACTCCCTCAACCATCAATCGAGCGACAATTTCACTGACGGGACCGGGTTGAATAAGAATTTCATTCGGAATCCCCAACCAACTAGACTTTGTCTCATTCTGATAAGTGACGGCTGAGCCGCACAAATTATTCGAGATGCCTGGGATTCTCCCCAGTGTCGCTGCGAGTGAACCGCATGTACAACTTTCTGCAAAGACGATGTTCAGTTTCAATCTTTGTAAATCATCTGCAACCTGATGTGCAATTCTATCGATGGGATTCATGGATCGATTACAACCCCTTGCGAAGTTCATAAAGTCGATCCAGAGCCGCTTTCGGAGTCAAACTGTCCAGATCAAGATGTTTAAGTTCTTCGAGAATTGGATGCGGTGGCGGCTCGAAAAGGTTGAGCTGTCGCTGAGTCGCCTTGTCTGTTTGACGGGGAGGAATGGTCGACTTCCCCTGCTCATCCGTTTTTTCTGTTTCGAGGGTATCCAGAATTTGATTCGCCCGGGTAATAACCTGCCCTGGTACTCCTGCCAGCCGAGCCACGTGGATCCCGTAACTTTTATCGGCTGACCCGGGTACGATTTTGTGCAGGAAGATGACATCGCCATCACTTTCGTGCACGGCGACATTCCAGTTACGGATTCCGCTTAACGTCTCAGCAAGATCGGTTAACTCGTGATAATGAGTCGCAAACATCGTCCGGGCTCCGGTGATGTCGTGTAGATACTCGGTAATCGCCCAGGCCAGCGAAAGTCCATCGTAAGTGCTGGTCCCACGACCAATTTCATCGAGAATCACAAGCGAACGATCTGTCGCTGTGTTGAGAATACGAGCGGTCTCAGTCATTTCCACCATGAATGTGCTTTGACCTTTGCTCAGCTCGTCACTGGCTCCAACGCGAGCAAATATTCGATCGACAATCCCGATTCTCGCTTCACTGGCTGGAACGAAAGATCCCGTCTGAGCCATCAATGTAATGAGAGCAGCCTGACGAATATACGTACTCTTACCGGCCATGTTCGGACCAGTAATCACCTGTACGCGACCGTGATCGAGCGAAGGTAGAGTGTCTGCTTCTGTCTGTCCCTCTACCGCAGTGGACTCCACATCATTGCCCAGTAGAACATCATTCGGTACAAACTGACCACTGGGCAGCATCTGATCGAGAACGGGATGCCGACCTTCTCGAATATCGAGAACGGGAGACAGAGTTAATTCCGGGCGGCAGTAACGGTGTTCCATAGCCGTATGAGCAAAACAGGTCAGCACATCCAGCTCGGCCAGAATTATAGCTGTCTGTTGGAGCCTTGTCAGATGTTGCCCGACCATTTGCCGCAATTCATGAAACAATTCCGCTTCAAGTGCGAGCGATTGCTGATCGGCGGTGAGCACTTTCTCTTCATGCTCTTTGAGTTCGGGAGTGATATACCGTTCCTGATTTTTCAGCGTCTGCTTACGATGATAATCGTCAGGAACTTTATTGAGTTGTGCAGCAGTCACTTCGAGATAGTAACCAAAGACTTTATTGAAACCGACTTTCAGGTTCGTGATTCCTGTCCGCTCAATTTCACGAGCCTGATAGGCAGCGATCCATTCTTTTCCTCCGCGAGAAAGTTCGCGCAGTTCATCGAGTCGTTCGTTAAAGCCGGGACGGATCAAATCGCCATCGGTCAGATTGAGAGGTGGTTCATCAACCAGACAGGGCTCGATGGCTGCACGGACATCTTCACATAAATCAATTCGGCTTTCGAGATCCTGCAACCGATTCGATTTTCGAGCCGCCAGCAGAGCTTTTGTCTTCGGCAACATTTTGAGCGTGCGTGCCAGCCAGACGAGATCTCTTGGATTACATCGCCCGGTCGCCACGCGAGCCGCTAAGCGTTGCAAATCGTAAGTTTCGTCCAGTTCCGATCGAATATCCCGATTCAATCCACTGTTTTGTGTCAATTCTTCAACAGCATCGGCGCGAGAGACAATCACTTCGAGATCCGTCAAAGGATTCGCAATCCAGTCTGCCAGAAGCCTCGCTCCCATCGGCGTGACAGTTTGATCGATCACCTGCAGCAACGAACCGTGTCGATGTCCGCCACGCAGCGTCTGGGTTAACTCCAGGCTTCTACGAGTCGCTTCGTCAATATGGACTGTATTTTCAGACCGATAATTCTCCAGCTGCGTCATATGATCGAGCGAAGTCCGCTGCGTTTCCTGCACATATTCGAGCAACACACCCGCTGCGACAACACCGTGAGAAGAATCTTCAACATCGAATCCTTCGAGCGACTGCGTACGAAAATGTTTTTTTAACCGATCCAGACAGGTATCTGCCACATACGACCAGGGCGGACGTTCTGTCAGTACGGTTTCGTTCAATGTTAAAGCGGACTCTGCGAAGACACCATCATCTTCCAGCCCCTGGGGGATCAATAACTCCGCGGGTGATAACCGAGCCAGTTCATCGGCCAGATCGGAAGTTGAGCAGGTCGTCAATTGAAAACGGCCTGTTGAAAGTTCGAGCCAGGCTAAGCCGACGGATTTTTTATGAACTGAAACCGAGACCAGGAAATTACTTGTTCGGGGATCGAGC from Rubinisphaera italica includes the following:
- the mutS gene encoding DNA mismatch repair protein MutS; protein product: MMERYLEVKKQHPNSLLLFRMGDFYELFYEDAEVAAKVLGLTLTSRDKGSSNPIGMAGFPYHALDNYLQKLIRAGHRAAICEQVEDPKQAKGLVKREVTRVVTPGTLTEDSLLDPRTSNFLVSVSVHKKSVGLAWLELSTGRFQLTTCSTSDLADELARLSPAELLIPQGLEDDGVFAESALTLNETVLTERPPWSYVADTCLDRLKKHFRTQSLEGFDVEDSSHGVVAAGVLLEYVQETQRTSLDHMTQLENYRSENTVHIDEATRRSLELTQTLRGGHRHGSLLQVIDQTVTPMGARLLADWIANPLTDLEVIVSRADAVEELTQNSGLNRDIRSELDETYDLQRLAARVATGRCNPRDLVWLARTLKMLPKTKALLAARKSNRLQDLESRIDLCEDVRAAIEPCLVDEPPLNLTDGDLIRPGFNERLDELRELSRGGKEWIAAYQAREIERTGITNLKVGFNKVFGYYLEVTAAQLNKVPDDYHRKQTLKNQERYITPELKEHEEKVLTADQQSLALEAELFHELRQMVGQHLTRLQQTAIILAELDVLTCFAHTAMEHRYCRPELTLSPVLDIREGRHPVLDQMLPSGQFVPNDVLLGNDVESTAVEGQTEADTLPSLDHGRVQVITGPNMAGKSTYIRQAALITLMAQTGSFVPASEARIGIVDRIFARVGASDELSKGQSTFMVEMTETARILNTATDRSLVILDEIGRGTSTYDGLSLAWAITEYLHDITGARTMFATHYHELTDLAETLSGIRNWNVAVHESDGDVIFLHKIVPGSADKSYGIHVARLAGVPGQVITRANQILDTLETEKTDEQGKSTIPPRQTDKATQRQLNLFEPPPHPILEELKHLDLDSLTPKAALDRLYELRKGL
- a CDS encoding threonine aldolase family protein, with amino-acid sequence MIDLRSDTFTKPTLAMRQAMFDAEVGDDMVGEDPTVNRLEAYCCELFGKQAAVFCCSGTQSNQAALWAHCRPGDEILIESHGHLANYEGGAPAALTGVSVQYIQGVGGMLDLEHLKGRKRPPEQHFPQSKVLCLENTTNIGGGRAYPLEQLQRVTEWGRSNDLICHLDGARIFNACTARNYSPAQVAELFDTVSICFSKGLGCPMGSMLVGNEAVIQRARRARKLFGGALRQSGIVAAAALYALENHQDQLADDHRNAYRFAEQISQVPGLTVPMDEVETNIVFIKVSEELGTAEEIANRFAALGLKMYDIGPQRIRAVFHRDIDAEMTEQAAKIVQQAIAAAV
- a CDS encoding CinA family protein; this translates as MNPIDRIAHQVADDLQRLKLNIVFAESCTCGSLAATLGRIPGISNNLCGSAVTYQNETKSSWLGIPNEILIQPGPVSEIVARLMVEGVLKTTPHAGIAVSVTGNLGPCDKDEKLDGVVYVGIGYRNPEQSIEVNRLLLPDEYTQQTEEHTLRLCRLDDLLQQMFKLLLQSLAERS